The DNA segment TCGGCAGCGGCCACCAGACGCGGCGGATCGCCCGGACGGCGCGGCTTTTCAAGCGCCGTGATCTTCTTGCCGGTAACTTTCTCGCACATCTGAATCACCTGGCGCACGGAATAGCCATCGCCGTTGCCCAGGTTGTAGAAGCCGGATTTGCCTGGTTGCAGCGCCAGGATATGCGCCAGCGAAAGATCAATGATATGAATATAATCCCGGATGCAGGTGCCGTCCGGCGTGGGATAATCCGTGCCGAAAATTTCACAGTGGGTTTTCTGCCCTTGCGCCACCTTGAGCACGTTGGGGATGATATGCGATTCAATGCGATGGTGCTCCCCAAACTGGCGGCTGGCGCCGGCGGCGTTAAAGTAGCGAAACGCTACAAACTCCAGGCCGTGCAATTGCTGGTACCACAGGAGGATTTTTTCAAACATCAGTTTGGATTCGCCATACGGATTCACCGGGCGCTGTGGCAACACCTCGGTCATCGGCATGATTTCCGGCATCCCGTAGGTGGCGCACGTGGAACTGAACACGAACTTTTTCACTCCGGCTTCCACGCTGGCATCCGCCAGGTTCAAGGCGCTGGCCACGTTATTGCGGAAATACTTGGAAGGATTGGTCATGGATTCTCCCACCAAGGCGTTGGCGGCAAAATGAATGACTGCTTCCGCGCCGGAATCTTTGACCGCCCGCGCGAGCCCGGCGCGATCCGCGAGATCGCCCTGCACAAACGTGGCGCGCCGATCCACCGCCGACCGGTGGCCTTCGCTTAGATTGTCCCATACGGTGACTGCGTATCCAGCGTTGAGCAGTTCTTCCACGCACACCGATCCAATATATCCG comes from the Verrucomicrobiota bacterium genome and includes:
- the galE gene encoding UDP-glucose 4-epimerase GalE translates to MNVFVTGGAGYIGSVCVEELLNAGYAVTVWDNLSEGHRSAVDRRATFVQGDLADRAGLARAVKDSGAEAVIHFAANALVGESMTNPSKYFRNNVASALNLADASVEAGVKKFVFSSTCATYGMPEIMPMTEVLPQRPVNPYGESKLMFEKILLWYQQLHGLEFVAFRYFNAAGASRQFGEHHRIESHIIPNVLKVAQGQKTHCEIFGTDYPTPDGTCIRDYIHIIDLSLAHILALQPGKSGFYNLGNGDGYSVRQVIQMCEKVTGKKITALEKPRRPGDPPRLVAAADKARRELGWVPKYPTLEAIVSTAWDWHCTHPDGYPD